A single genomic interval of Primulina huaijiensis isolate GDHJ02 chromosome 7, ASM1229523v2, whole genome shotgun sequence harbors:
- the LOC140980733 gene encoding uncharacterized protein isoform X2, with amino-acid sequence MRKLVPSDVEDCENALKSCLHEEKPKRESIEENGIRVSENGEVEAKETADNGGEGNDPKTINEKKHQVGLAREKTWEECGCILWDLAASGKHARLMAQNLIIDVLLANLMVSKSARITEISLGIIGNLACNEIVRKQISSSNGLVKVIVDQLFLDDVPCLCEAFRVMTTSLQFGDGCVIWAEALQTEQTLSRILWISENALNRKLIEKSTCFLFHVLHRQQVEAILLPPMMKLGLSSLLINLLAFEMSKFRGEQKPEEDEVLNYILLSVKKLSDMDDYTKEIWLNEQLLPLLVELIKFPDKFEIPDACITASMMLEKVVIDGTNLASEMSQDLDVLQGLMDAFPFANYCALRQAKMWNVIAILLTKVQESEVSTSFLNRLASILTRKFDLLEEEIDIHLLEDRDDDPPPTEYVDALLIVIKKIRCILTQWKLLDDEKKNTASKEGNYINEEDVDKLLEICANALFIPFSPISRESCASCEEPPPPTHHSSAPSHKSFDISITVDQSFVPSNVKDDENDLLEEEMKSKGIEKNVIGVSENEEVEAKGTVPNCGKENGPVPKQ; translated from the exons ATGAG GAAGCTTGTACCTTCGGATGTAGAAGATTGTGAAAATGCTCTTAAAAGTTGTTTGCATGAGGAAAAACCAAAACGTGAAAGCATAGAAGAAAATGGCATCCGTGTATCTGAAAATGGAGAAGTTGAAGCTAAGGAAACTGCTGATAATGGTGGTGAAGGGAATGATCCCAAAACAATAAATGAAAAGAAACATCAAGTTGGGTTGGCTCGAGAAAAAACATGGGAGGAGTGTGGATGCATTTTATGGGATCTAGCTGCAAGTGGAAAGCATGCTCGATTAATG GCTCAAAATCTTATCATTGATGTGCTTTTGGCTAATCTTATGGTTTCTAAGTCTGCGCGCATTACT GAAATTAGTCTTGGAATAATTGGAAACCTTGCTTGTAATGAAATAGTACGTAAACAAATATCCTCTTCGAATGGATTGGTCAAAGTGATTGTAGATCAATTGTTTCTGGATGATGTACCTTGCCTCTGTGAAGCCTTCCG GGTGATGACAACGTCTCTTCAATTCGGTGATGGATGTGTTATCTGGGCTGAAGCATTGCAAACTGAACAAACATTATCCCGGATTCTGTGGATTTCTGAAAATGCTCTAAATCGTAAGCTCATCGAAAAg AGTACATGTTTTCTTTTCCATGTTCTACATCGTCAACAAGTAGAAGCTATTCTTCTTCCACCTATGATGAAGTTGGGTCTTTCAAGTCTTCTAATCAATCTGTTGGCTTTTGAAATGAGCAAATTTCGGGGAGAACAAAAACCTGAGGA GGACGAGGTGCTGAATTATATTCTTCTATCAGTTAAAAAGCTCTCGGATATGGATGATTACACGAAAGAAATCTGGTTGAACGAACAGCTATTGCCATTGCTGGTAGAGCTAATCAAATTTCCTGATAAATTTGAG ATACCCGATGCTTGTATAACTGCCTCGATGATGCTGGAAAAAGTTGTTATTGATGGGACTAATCTTGCATCAGAGATGTCACAAG ACCTTGATGTCTTGCAGGGTCTAATGGACGCATTTCCATTTGCTAATTACTGTGCATTAAGACAGGCAAAAATGTGGAACGTCATTGCAATATTATTGACTAAGGTTCAAGAAAGTGAGGTGAGCACATCATTCTTGAACCGTCTTGCCTCAATACTCACAAGGAAATTTGATCTACTTGAAGAGGAGATTGACATCCACCTTTTGGAGGATAGGGATGATGATCCTCCTCCCACCGAATATGTGGATGCGCTACTTATTGTT attaaaaaaatacgGTGCATTTTGACCCAATGGAAACTGTTggatgatgagaaaaagaacaCTGCTTCCAAGGAAGGCAACTACATCAATGAAGAAGATGTGGACAAATTGTTGGAAATCTGTGCCAATGCATTATTCAT TCCTTTTTCGCCAATCTCCCGAGAATCGTGTGCGTCATGTGAAGAGCCGCCTCCCCCTACCCATCACTCTTCAGCGCCTTCCCATAAG TCATTTGACATCTCAATTACTGTTGATCAAAGCTTCGTGCCTTCGAATGTAAAAGATGATGAAAATGATTTACTTGAGGAAGAAATGAAAAGTAAAGGCATAGAGAAGAATGTCATTGGTGTATCCGAAAATGAAGAAGTTGAAGCTAAGGGAACTGTCCCAAACTGTGGCAAAGAGAATGGCCCCGTCCCTAAACAATAA
- the LOC140980733 gene encoding uncharacterized protein isoform X1 gives MSIPGESASSSKDLRGPSHNPLAPSHESFNISTTVDPSFVISLIRKLVPSDVEDCENALKSCLHEEKPKRESIEENGIRVSENGEVEAKETADNGGEGNDPKTINEKKHQVGLAREKTWEECGCILWDLAASGKHARLMAQNLIIDVLLANLMVSKSARITEISLGIIGNLACNEIVRKQISSSNGLVKVIVDQLFLDDVPCLCEAFRVMTTSLQFGDGCVIWAEALQTEQTLSRILWISENALNRKLIEKSTCFLFHVLHRQQVEAILLPPMMKLGLSSLLINLLAFEMSKFRGEQKPEEDEVLNYILLSVKKLSDMDDYTKEIWLNEQLLPLLVELIKFPDKFEIPDACITASMMLEKVVIDGTNLASEMSQDLDVLQGLMDAFPFANYCALRQAKMWNVIAILLTKVQESEVSTSFLNRLASILTRKFDLLEEEIDIHLLEDRDDDPPPTEYVDALLIVIKKIRCILTQWKLLDDEKKNTASKEGNYINEEDVDKLLEICANALFIPFSPISRESCASCEEPPPPTHHSSAPSHKSFDISITVDQSFVPSNVKDDENDLLEEEMKSKGIEKNVIGVSENEEVEAKGTVPNCGKENGPVPKQ, from the exons ATGTCAATCCCCGGAGAATCGGCTTCATCATCTAAAGATCTGCGTGGCCCTTCCCATAACCCTTTAGCGCCTTCCCATGAG TCATTTAATATTTCAACAACAGTTGATCCAAGTTTTGTGATATCTTTGATAAGGAAGCTTGTACCTTCGGATGTAGAAGATTGTGAAAATGCTCTTAAAAGTTGTTTGCATGAGGAAAAACCAAAACGTGAAAGCATAGAAGAAAATGGCATCCGTGTATCTGAAAATGGAGAAGTTGAAGCTAAGGAAACTGCTGATAATGGTGGTGAAGGGAATGATCCCAAAACAATAAATGAAAAGAAACATCAAGTTGGGTTGGCTCGAGAAAAAACATGGGAGGAGTGTGGATGCATTTTATGGGATCTAGCTGCAAGTGGAAAGCATGCTCGATTAATG GCTCAAAATCTTATCATTGATGTGCTTTTGGCTAATCTTATGGTTTCTAAGTCTGCGCGCATTACT GAAATTAGTCTTGGAATAATTGGAAACCTTGCTTGTAATGAAATAGTACGTAAACAAATATCCTCTTCGAATGGATTGGTCAAAGTGATTGTAGATCAATTGTTTCTGGATGATGTACCTTGCCTCTGTGAAGCCTTCCG GGTGATGACAACGTCTCTTCAATTCGGTGATGGATGTGTTATCTGGGCTGAAGCATTGCAAACTGAACAAACATTATCCCGGATTCTGTGGATTTCTGAAAATGCTCTAAATCGTAAGCTCATCGAAAAg AGTACATGTTTTCTTTTCCATGTTCTACATCGTCAACAAGTAGAAGCTATTCTTCTTCCACCTATGATGAAGTTGGGTCTTTCAAGTCTTCTAATCAATCTGTTGGCTTTTGAAATGAGCAAATTTCGGGGAGAACAAAAACCTGAGGA GGACGAGGTGCTGAATTATATTCTTCTATCAGTTAAAAAGCTCTCGGATATGGATGATTACACGAAAGAAATCTGGTTGAACGAACAGCTATTGCCATTGCTGGTAGAGCTAATCAAATTTCCTGATAAATTTGAG ATACCCGATGCTTGTATAACTGCCTCGATGATGCTGGAAAAAGTTGTTATTGATGGGACTAATCTTGCATCAGAGATGTCACAAG ACCTTGATGTCTTGCAGGGTCTAATGGACGCATTTCCATTTGCTAATTACTGTGCATTAAGACAGGCAAAAATGTGGAACGTCATTGCAATATTATTGACTAAGGTTCAAGAAAGTGAGGTGAGCACATCATTCTTGAACCGTCTTGCCTCAATACTCACAAGGAAATTTGATCTACTTGAAGAGGAGATTGACATCCACCTTTTGGAGGATAGGGATGATGATCCTCCTCCCACCGAATATGTGGATGCGCTACTTATTGTT attaaaaaaatacgGTGCATTTTGACCCAATGGAAACTGTTggatgatgagaaaaagaacaCTGCTTCCAAGGAAGGCAACTACATCAATGAAGAAGATGTGGACAAATTGTTGGAAATCTGTGCCAATGCATTATTCAT TCCTTTTTCGCCAATCTCCCGAGAATCGTGTGCGTCATGTGAAGAGCCGCCTCCCCCTACCCATCACTCTTCAGCGCCTTCCCATAAG TCATTTGACATCTCAATTACTGTTGATCAAAGCTTCGTGCCTTCGAATGTAAAAGATGATGAAAATGATTTACTTGAGGAAGAAATGAAAAGTAAAGGCATAGAGAAGAATGTCATTGGTGTATCCGAAAATGAAGAAGTTGAAGCTAAGGGAACTGTCCCAAACTGTGGCAAAGAGAATGGCCCCGTCCCTAAACAATAA